One Helianthus annuus cultivar XRQ/B chromosome 12, HanXRQr2.0-SUNRISE, whole genome shotgun sequence genomic region harbors:
- the LOC110893969 gene encoding autophagy-related protein 11, translated as MSSSGNVIQRGKLLVHIAENGHSFELDCDEYTVVESIQQYLESVSAIRLTDQLLLYLDMKLESQNPLSAYKLPSDDGEIFLFNKSKMRSNSTPPEPEEVQLSENNNYPDPRRPSSSSHDPHPLDEAPDPALKALPSYERQFRYHYQLGDAIYRRTVAKYEACNRLAREQRVQEKALEIARGNLDHFYKMIHQNYTDFVKCYSQQQRTHSNLLVNFGRDLERLRSIKLIPVLQTAERRCLLDFVKEDNLQKMVDDCGNSHRQFESKVGEFKQEFGELKRSTEHLFSSKASILSRDLERAVKEHEHHIDEQKSILQALSKDVGLVKKLVDDCLTSQLSNSLRPHDAVSALGPMYEGHDKSYIPKMQACERAISNLLTFCKNKKTEMNTFVHKYMQKIAYIQYTIKDVRYKFSLFTEALKRQNDQFEHLKVVRGIGPAYRACLAEIVRRKASMKLYMGMAGQLAERLATKRESEIRRREEFLKVNSLFIPRDILASMGLYDTPNTCDVNVAPFDTNLLDIDISDLDRFAPEHLVGLSFKKSLSSMSQDVEVSSESGTENDNDFVDASELVEIAGTSKLEVENAKLKAELASTIAILCSFSPETEFEDSEVGNALKNSAEKTAEALRLKDEHEKHLVNVLKVKHMQCEAYEKRIKELENRLSDQYSLDQKLNKDPLSEPMDEASYASSSLLLKSGGIDSSGTMNANLDSSMVEPNRDEKDEKDAMVLATSSTADYMPPSTKSLTSDDQVKASDLVAELQNLLTEKSNQLNETETKLRAAMEEVTRLGDELEISRNLLEESQMNCAHLENCLHEAREEAQTHLCAADRRASEYSTLRASAIKIRSLFERLKTCVSSSGVASFADSLRVLAQALANSANDGDDGINEFRECVRVLAEKVGVLTRQRAELIDRYTKTEASHEQLTKELEEKKDLVNALYMKLQSEKQVNKEKITFGRLELHEIAAFVLNEAGHYEAINRNCTHYYLSSESVALFTDHLPHQPTHIVGQIVHIERQTVKSSPVPYGLPVGCEYFVVTVAMIPDTAIHSPTAAS; from the exons ATGAGTTCAAGTGGAAATGTGATACAAAGGGGGAAGCTTTTAGTTCATATAGCCGAAAACGGGCATTCTTTCGAGCTCGATTGCGATGAATACACCGTTGTTGAATCAATCCAACAGTATTTAGAATCCGTTTCCGCGATTCGGTTAACCGATCAGCTTCTGTTGTATCTAGATATGAAATTAGAATCTCAAAATCCACTCTCTGCATACAAACTCCCATCCGATGACGGTGAAATTTTCTTATTTAATAAATCAAAAATGCGAAGTAATTCGACTCCACCTGAACCCGAAGAAGTTCAATTATCCGAAAACAACAACTATCCCGACCCTCGACGACCATCGTCATCGTCACACGATCCACATCCGTTAGACGAAGCTCCCGACCCAGCGTTAAAGGCGTTACCGTCATACGAGAGACAGTTTCGGTACCATTACCAACTCGGAGACGCAATTTACCGACGTACGGTTGCAAAATACGAAGCATGTAACCGGCTCGCGAGAGAGCAAAGGGTGCAAGAAAAGGCGTTAGAGATTGCCAGGGGTAATTTGGACCATTTCTATAAGATGATCCACCAAAACTACACGGATTTCGTGAAGTGTTATTCGCAGCAACAACGGACTCATTCGAATCTTTTGGTGAATTTCGGGCGGGATTTAGAGCGGCTTCGGTCGATTAAACTTATACCCGTGTTACAGACTGCCGAGCGTAGGTGTTTGTTGGATTTTGTGAAAGAAGATAATTTGCAAAAAATGGTGGATGATTGCGGTAATTCTCACCGGCAGTTCGAAAGTAAAGTCGGAGAGTTTAAGCAGGAATTCGGAGAATTAAAACGAAGCACCGAGCATTTGTTTTCTAGTAAGGCTTCGATCCTTAGTAGAGATTTGGAACGAGCGGTTAAGGAGCATGAACACCATATTGATGAGCAGAAAAGTATATTGCAAGCTTTGAG CAAAGATGTTGGCTTGGTGAAGAAACTCGTGGACGACTGTTTGACGAGTCAACTCTCCAATTCTCTCCGACCACACGATGCAGTGTCAGCATTAGGCCCGATGTACGAGGGTCACGACAAAAGTTATATCCCCAAAATGCAAGCTTGTGAGCGGGCCATTTCGAACCTCTTAACCTTCTGCAAGAACAAAAAAACCGAAATGAATACATTCGTTCACAAATACATGCAAAAGATCGCGTATATTCAGTACACAATCAAAGACGTAAGGTACAAGTTTTCCCTTTTCACCGAAGCACTAAAACGCCAAAACGATCAATTTGAGCATTTGAAAGTTGTTCGTGGAATCGGGCCTGCGTATCGAGCGTGTCTTGCGGAAATAGTACGGAGAAAAGCGTCGATGAAACTTTATATGGGAATGGCGGGCCAGTTAGCGGAACGACTTGCGACCAAACGGGAATCGGAAATAAGAAGACGAGAAGAGTTTTTGAAAGTCAATAGTTTGTTTATACCTCGAGATATATTAGCGTCGATGGGGTTATACGATACACCTAACACTTGTGATGTTAATGTAGCTCCGTTTGATACGAATTTACTCGATATCGATATATCCGATTTGGACCGTTTTGCCCCTGAGCATTTAGTGGGACTTTCGTTTAAGAAGAGCCTGTCTTCGATGTCGCAAGATGTCGAAGTAAGTTCGGAAAGCGGTACGGAAAACGATAACGATTTTGTTGATGCTTCGGAATTGGTGGAGATTGCGGGGACGAGTAAATTGGAAGTCGAAAATGCAAAACTAAAAGCCGAACTTGCTTCGACGATAGCGATTCTTTGTTCGTTTTCGCCAGAAACCGAATTTGAAGACAGTGAAGTGGGAAACGCGCTAAAGAATTCTGCCGAAAAGACTGCTGAAGCGTTGCGTTTGAAAGACGAACACGAGAAACATTTGGTCAATGTGTTGAAAGTCAAACATATGCAGTGTGAAGCGTATGAGAAGCGAATTAAAGAGCTTGAAAACCGGCTGTCGGATCAGTATTCTTTAGACCAAAAACTTAATAAAGATCCGTTATCGGAGCCTATGGATGAAGCTTCTTACGCTTCAAGTTCGTTACTTTTGAAATCGGGAGGTATCGATTCATCGGGAACGATGAACGCTAATTTGGATTCATCGATGGTGGAACCGAACCGCGATGAAAAAGACGAAAAGGATGCTATGGTGTTGGCCACAAGTTCAACCGCTGATTACATGCCGCCCAGTACGAAAAGTTTGACCTCCGATGACCAGGTCAAAGCTAGCGATCTTGTCGCAGAGTTGCAGAATTTGCTTACGGAGAAATCAAATCAGCTAAACGAAACCGAAACGAAGCTTCGAGCTGCGATGGAGGAGGTTACGAGGCTGGGTGATGAGCTGGAAATCAGTCGGAATCTTCTAGAAGAATCTCAG ATGAATTGCGCTCACTTAGAGAATTGTCTACACGAAGCGAGAGAAGAGGCTCAAACTCATCTATGTGCAGCAGACCGTAGAGCGTCTGAATATAGTACGTTACGCGCGTCCGCTATCAAAATCCGCAGCCTTTTCGAAAGGCTAAAAACGTGCGTTTCGTCAAGTGGTGTGGCCAGTTTTGCTGACTCATTGCGCGTCTTAGCTCAAGCTCTCGCCAA TTCTGCAAATGACGGGGATGATGGAATAAACGAGTTCCGGGAATGTGTTCGGGTGCTCGCTGAAAAAGTCGGTGTTTTGACGAGGCAACGGGCCGAGCTGATTGATCGGTACACAAAGACGGAGGCATCACATGAACAACTTACAAAGGAGTTGGAAGAAAAGAAAGACTTGGTCAACGCTTTGTACATGAAGCTTCAATCCGAAAAACAG GTGAACAAGGAGAAGATAACGTTCGGTCGTTTGGAGCTTCACGAGATTGCCGCATTTGTACTTAATGAAGCAGGACACTACGAGGCAATAAACCGAAACTGCACTCATTACTATCTTTCTTCCGAGTCGGTTGCCTTATTCACCGACCATCTTCCACACCAACCCACCCACATCGTGGGTCAGATTGTGCATATCGAGAGACAAACCGTAAAATCATCTCCGGTCCCGTACGGTTTGCCCGTTGGGTGCGAGTATTTTGTGGTGACGGTAGCCATGATACCAGATACCGCTATTCATTCACCTACTGCTGCTTCCTGA
- the LOC110896344 gene encoding uncharacterized protein LOC110896344: MSVNKVSKISDSTPNPDTLLGKNSSCRRSARLAARSKLAQVSPVARDASASVVSGNPAQKTAVPKVPKDPIPEGPKDSTVAVASLLKEIEQTYSDSPVYHIRLDGYCVERKQSGEKCILCAKDLSCSPNDVDRADDDYKYRVKFIPLHLPAVDILPCGHAIHTECSKYAMSAESNVPQCVLCLSMP; encoded by the exons ATGAGTGTCAACAAGGTATCTAAGATATCGGACTCGACACCAAACCCGGATACCTTACTCGGCAAGAATTCATCGTGTAGACGATCTGCACGTTTGGCGGCCAGGTCAAAGTTAGCTCAGGTTAGCCCGGTGGCACGCGATGCATCAGCTTCCGTCGTGAGTGGTAATCCAGCACAGAAAACTGCGGTCCCGAAGGTCCCGAAGGACCCGATACCCGAAGGACCTAAAGATTCTACAGTTGCAGTTGCTTCCCTGTTGAAGGAAATTGAGCAAACTTATTCTGACTCCCCAGTTTATCACATCAGATTGGATG GTTATTGTGTGGAACGTAAGCAATCCGGGGAGAAGTGCATATTATGCGCCAAAGATCTTTCATGTTCCCCAAACGATGTGGATCGTGCAGACGATGATTACAAATACCGCGTTAAATTCATACCTCTACATCTTCCGGCTGTCGACATTCTGCCATGTGGTCATGCCATCCATACTGAATGCTCAAAGTATGCAATGTCTGCAGAATCTAATGTTCCACAATGTGTTCTTTGTTTGAGCATGCCTTGA
- the LOC110896343 gene encoding uncharacterized protein LOC110896343, producing MVQLLCPEGKRTMNANEPIHKRLKSSSLPTPNEPSLDSNESADPHSQYDPLNEPGLLGLNLRKSESLLELCQARVNQAHIDRMEKDVKARVGFSGPVDNLKASNFPAVLLRIGEWEYVSKYEGDLVAKCYFAKHKLVWEVLDGGLKNKIEIEWEAIIGLKAHCPDNGPGTLTIVLGKQPLFFRETNPQPRKHTVWQATTDFTNGEASNYRQHYLQCAPGVLNKHYQKLINCDTRLNLLSQQADASSDAQPAAKDPVKDPNMSNNNGSNQLENAGTHGYVESWGLVRSKAIRLVNAPWPPLRTMSISDIVNHTAHCVSEQNQNQNPAWVNEVNHNQLVKNISEILLNNNTQLTTPSDEKSPMSGVNSLCSLLQDGNESNDYSDPDAGNHNGQEWADGNDHFTPSSNLTPENDKGMSRDDSFTDLVDQLPQIETLPRLFFDTSQDGDIVDF from the exons ATGGTTCAATTACTGTGCCCAGAGGGGAAGCGTACGATGAATGCTAACGAACCCATTCATAAACGCTTGAAATCATCGTCTTTACCGACACCTAACGAG CCTAGCCTTGATAGCAATGAATCAGCTGACCCACATTCTCAATACGACCCGCTTAACGAGCCGGGTCTTTTGGGTTTAAACCTGAGGAAGAGTGAATCATTATTGGAGCTATGTCAAGCCCGTGTTAACCAAGCCCATATTGACAGAATGGAGAAAGATGTTAAGGCAAGAGTCGGGTTCTCAGGGCCCGTCGATAACTTAAAGGCGTCTAATTTCCCCGCTGTACTTTTAAGGATTGGAGAATGGGAG TATGTGTCGAAATACGAAGGTGATTTGGTGGCAAAATGTTACTTTGCGAAGCATAAGCTCGTATGGGAAGTTCTCGATGGCGGGCTAAAGAATAAAATCGAGATTGAATGGGAAGCTATCATTGGCCTGAAGGCACATTGTCCCGATAACGGGCCTGGCACCTTGACTATTGTG CTCGGTAAACAACCGCTATTCTTCCGAGAGACCAATCCGCAGCCTCGAAAACACACGGTTTGGCAGGCAACTACCGATTTTACTAATGGAGAAGCAAGCAATTATAG GCAACATTATCTACAATGTGCACCAGGGGTGCTAAATAAGCATTATCAAAAGTTGATCAACTGCGATACGCGACTTAACTTGCTTAGCCAACAGGCAGACGCATCGTCAGACGCGCAGCCCGCGGCAAAAGATCCCGTCAAAGATCCAAATATGTCGAACAATAACGGCTCTAACCAACTAGAAAACGCGGGCACTCATGGGTATGTGGAAAGTTGGGGTCTCGTGCGGTCAAAGGCTATCAGGCTGGTCAACGCACCGTGGCCCCCCCTGCGAACAATGTCCATATCCGATATCGTAAACCACACTGCACATTGTGTTTCCGagcaaaaccaaaaccaaaaccctgCTTGGGTCAACGAAGTCAACCACAATCAGTTGGTCAAGAATATTTCCGAGATTCTGCTTAACAACAACACACAGTTGACCACACCTTCGGATGAGAAAAGTCCAATGTCAGGAGTCAACTCACTATGCAGTCTTCTTCAGGACGGAAACGAGTCGAATGACTATTCTGACCCTGACGCGGGTAACCATAACGGACAAGAATGGGCTGATggaaatgaccattttaccccttcGAGTAATCTGACACCCGAGAATGACAAAGGGATGTCAAGAGACGACTCGTTTACTGATCTCGTAGATCAGCTTCCGCAAATTGAAACGCTCCCGAGACTTTTCTTTGACACCTCGCAGGATGGCGATATCGTCGACTTTTAA
- the LOC110892362 gene encoding protein FAR1-RELATED SEQUENCE 5-like, whose amino-acid sequence MENDDQGFQTYQPFGKLHLSPNSGKKTYLPEVDESLKPKDKMTFDTETNAFLFYQKFSQYTHHGVIKSKWFVCSREGTKPLKAIDTSKKIDTSNNGSKRKSVRRVPSIRTGCEARMCVKLMPSNLYEVYSFNEAYNHFFVAEEDRHLLPANRGMNYMQEQAVNALSALNIGPVKAFNIMRTLYGGFDKVGATKNDFKNFKRDLNRYISEFDTDMMIKRLMRKKEYMPNFSMEYITDEGGVLRGLFWADEDAKRNFSVFGDVVSFDATYRRNKYNMMFVPFTGMYNHNRNVTLGAAIIGNETAETYSWLLNVFRQAFGRAPPVIVTDQDPAMKEAIEDTWPESRHRLCMWHIMDKLSAKVFSCSSF is encoded by the exons ATGGAGAACGACGATCAAG GATTTCAAACCTATCAGCCGTTTGGGAAACTACATCTGTCTCCAAACTCCGGTAAGAAGACTTATTTACCGGAGGTAGATGAATCGCTTAAGCCGAAGGATAAGATGACCTTTGATACGGAGACCAACGCATTCCTCTTTTATCAGAAGTTTTCTCAATACACGCATCATGGTGTTATAAAATCTAAATGGTTCGTTTGCTCAAGGGAGGGGACTAAGCCTTTGAAGGCGATCGATACATCTAAAAAGATTGACACCTCAAATAATGGGTCAAAGAGGAAATCTGTTCGCCGTGTTCCTTCTATAAGAACGGGGTGCGAAGCACGTATGTGTGTAAAGTTAATGCCTTCGAATCTATACGAGGTATATTCTTTCAATGAGGCATATAATCACTTTTTTGTTGCTGAGGAAGATAGGCATTTACTCCCCGCTAACCGAGGTATGAACTATATGCAAGAGCAAGCCGTTAACGCGTTGAGCGCCTTGAACATTGGACCTGTCAAAGCGTTTAATATCATGAGGACATTGTATGGTGGGTTTGACAAGGTTGGGGCAACCAAAAACGATTTTAAAAATTTCAAGCGAGACCTGAACAGGTATATATCTGAGTTTGACACTGATATGATGATTAAACGGCTTATGAGGAAGAAAGAGTACATGCCAAACTTTTCAATGGAGTATATAACAGACGAAGGTGGGGTTTTAAGGGGTTTGTTTTGGGCAGATGAAGATGCCAAAAGGAATTTTTCGGTGTTTGGTGACGTTGTTTCATTTGATGCCACATATCGTCGTAACAA GTACAACATGATGTTTGTTCCATTTACCGGTATGTACAATCACAATCGCAACGTTACTCTTGGTGCCGCTATAATAGGAAACGAAACTGCTGAAACTTACAGTTGGTTGCTAAATGTGTTTCGTCAAGCATTTGGCCGTGCCCCTCCGGTGATTGTCACCGACCAAGACCCAGCCATGAAGGAGGCTATTGAAGATACATGGCCCGAGAGTAGACATAGGCTATGCATGTGGCACATCATGGACAAGCTTTCTGCTAAGGTGTTTAGTTGTTCGTCCTTTTAA
- the LOC110893970 gene encoding uncharacterized protein LOC110893970, translating to MAVESSSKSLKDALCAQQRLLQKLYHELDVEREAAATAASEAMSMILRLQGEKAAVKMEAEQYKRLAEEKMNYAEESMETFEEIMYQKEMEIAALDYQVQAYRYRLLSLGYDDIGVHEIKFPENLLQRNGSLVGDVKVPDNLSQKNGSLVGETSAATPPRRFTLPNLKKGLLERDRSITEDSDMIAKIVDESTRDDDHNQNVEFGLKTAFSSSVDISSYLEQIRELDKVVEQVAGDQYIGPTFATTSRCSSIPMKLNELDLAQSSQKLTDDKISSNARSRSVFDVFEVPQVEGSPHSKDDKKVRRVPSLPQLPIKSCYKDDEKAKKLTSLKKPLPPKHKNRKVISLGDGIDVDCHLALVQPNMTSEITNGETETTAEQNVRHEGVTSREGRELRLLYEINAKLDSIQAEIRSRNTNTKVNESSSNYDLPMLLLREVYCVYLCTTRT from the coding sequence ATGGCGGTGGAATCGAGCAGTAAAAGTTTGAAAGACGCGCTTTGTGCACAACAACGCCTTCTCCAGAAACTTTACCATGAGTTAGACGTGGAACGAGAGGCTGCTGCCACGGCGGCTAGTGAAGCAATGTCGATGATCCTTCGTCTTCAAGGAGAAAAGGCTGCCGTGAAAATGGAAGCCGAACAATACAAAAGACTAGCGGAAGAGAAAATGAATTACGCCGAAGAATCCATGGAAACGTTCGAAGAAATTATGTACCAAAAAGAAATGGAAATCGCCGCGTTAGATTACCAAGTTCAAGCGTATAGATACCGACTTTTAAGCTTAGGATATGATGATATTGGAGTGCATGAAATTAAATTTCCGGAGAATTTATTGCAACGAAACGGGAGTTTAGTAGGGGACGTTAAAGTCCCCGATAATTTATCGCAAAAGAACGGGAGTTTAGTAGGGGAAACAAGCGCTGCAACGCCTCCAAGACGTTTTACATTGCCTAATCTAAAGAAGGGTCTGCTAGAAAGGGATCGGTCCATAACCGAAGATTCTGACATGATTGCAAAAATAGTGGACGAAAGTACACGCGACGATGATCATAATCAAAACGTTGAGTTCGGTTTGAAAACAGCGTTTTCGTCATCCGTGGATATTAGTTCGTACTTGGAGCAGATTCGGGAATTAGATAAAGTAGTAGAACAAGTGGCGGGTGATCAATATATCGGCCCAACGTTTGCTACTACTTCAAGATGTTCTTCGATTCCTATGAAACTTAACGAGCTGGATCTTGCGCAATCTTCCCAAAAGTTAACGGATGATAAGATATCTTCAAATGCTCGTTCGCGAAGCGTGTTTGACGTGTTTGAAGTCCCACAAGTAGAAGGATCACCCCATAGTAAAGATGATAAAAAAGTCAGAAGGGTGCCTTCTTTGCCTCAGTTACCTATAAAATCATGTTATAAAGATGACGAAAAGGCGAAAAAGTTGACTAGTTTGAAAAAGCCGTTACCTCCGAAACACAAGAACCGAAAGGTGATTTCGCTTGGAGATGGTATTGACGTTGACTGTCATTTGGCGTTGGTTCAGCCTAACATGACAAGTGAGATAACTAATGGTGAAACTGAGACTACTGCAGAACAAAATGTACGACACGAAGGGGTTACCTCGAGAGAGGGACGTGAGTTGAGACTGTTGTACGAGATTAATGCGAAACTTGATTCGATACAAGCTGAAATTAGAAGTAGAAATACAAATACAAAGGTCAACGAGTCTTCTTCGAACTACGACCTACCCATGCTTCTGCTTAGAGAGGTATATTGTGTTTATTTATGCACGACAAGAACCTAA
- the LOC110896342 gene encoding protein FAR1-RELATED SEQUENCE 5-like: protein MNDFNLVDHEWLQSLYQIRDRDTWIPAYYHEEVMSGLMRTSSRSESENHFFGQFCNPGCTLVEFLGHFDSAIEAQRHEHRKNDHDTRNTNAEIWAEDFVLEDQASRIFTRTIFFDQQLEIQNGIHRCAIRKWENMADFVNFFVKDWEQPCTTFFEVMMREDGMTVYCTCKRFEQFGLLCSHIFYVLRMLV, encoded by the exons ATGAACGATTTTAATTTGGTTGATCATGAGTGGCTGCAGTCACTTTATCAAATCAGGGATAGGGATACTTGGATACCGGCTTATTATCATGAGGAGGTCATGTCCGGGCTTATGCGTACCTCTTCTCGTtcagagagtgagaaccatttcTTTGGACAGTTCTGTAACCCGGGTTGCACACTTGTCGAATTTCTCGGGCATTTTGATTCTGCTATTGAAGCTCAGAGACATGAGCACAGGAAGAATGACCATGACACCAGAAATACCAACGCTGAAATATGGGCTGAAGACTTTGTTTTGGAGGATCAAGCGTCCAGGATATTCACACGCACTATATTTTTTGACCAGCAGTTGGAGATACAAAACGGTATACACAGATGTGCCATCAGAAAGTGGGAAAACATGGCTGACTTCGTTAACTTTTTTGTGAAGGACTGGGAACAACCATGCACTACTTTCTTCGAG GTTATGATGCGTGAGGACGGCATGACTGTGTATTGTACATGCAAAAGATTCGAACAGTTTGGGTTGTTGTGCTCACACATCTTTTATGTGCTAAGGATGCTGgtataa